From Planococcus halocryophilus, the proteins below share one genomic window:
- the nadB gene encoding L-aspartate oxidase, producing MFDVCIIGGGIAGLMLAHCLPSSLSIAVLTKEDSFSSNTALAQGGIAASIGPGDHPTSHATDTLFASAGHADAERVKLLTTEGLAIIESLLSRGLPFDANQAGLPLLGREAAHSTKRILHAGGDQTGKMFLQYFLAVTDDHVKRLPYNSVLELVLRDGQCVGVCVEDGQGNRSIIQDHHIVLATGGIGQLYSQTSNSSVATGDGLSLAFHAGAVLEDLEFVQFHPTVLTLNGKSHGLISEAVRGEGAWLVNADGQRIMTGVHPLMELAPRDIVARAIEWHWQQKGPVFLDARKIQQFKSKFPSIFTNCHNLHINPGQDLIPVRPGAHFHMGGVQTDEWGATTVPRLYAIGEVASTGVHGANRLASNSLLEGLVFAKRLASKLLSIGFNFKEKEIHLAEVTKEFALPANLQVRMTKLVGILREVDKLQKFNTDFPLRWFDLQHYSSLHIKDIHRYTACSLIAKAALLRDESRGAHYRRDTPETSEQWTGKTVELSLAGYTFGERLLKYKESMS from the coding sequence ATGTTTGATGTTTGTATAATCGGAGGCGGAATCGCGGGACTAATGTTAGCTCATTGTCTTCCTTCTTCTTTGTCTATCGCCGTGCTTACAAAAGAAGATTCATTTTCAAGTAATACGGCTCTAGCACAAGGAGGGATTGCTGCGAGTATTGGTCCCGGAGACCACCCGACTAGTCATGCCACAGATACATTATTCGCAAGCGCTGGTCATGCAGATGCTGAACGTGTAAAACTTTTAACAACTGAAGGACTAGCCATAATCGAAAGCTTGTTATCACGAGGGTTACCGTTTGATGCCAATCAAGCAGGGCTCCCGCTCCTTGGTCGAGAAGCGGCACATTCCACAAAACGAATTCTTCATGCAGGCGGTGATCAAACAGGAAAAATGTTCTTGCAATATTTCTTAGCCGTAACAGATGATCACGTTAAACGCCTGCCTTACAATTCTGTTCTTGAACTCGTGTTAAGAGATGGCCAATGTGTTGGCGTCTGTGTAGAAGACGGACAAGGCAATCGCTCTATTATTCAAGATCATCATATCGTATTGGCGACTGGTGGTATCGGTCAATTGTATAGCCAAACTTCCAATTCTTCAGTCGCTACAGGAGATGGCTTATCGCTAGCCTTTCATGCAGGTGCCGTCTTAGAAGATTTGGAATTTGTCCAGTTCCATCCCACCGTCTTAACTCTTAATGGCAAATCTCATGGATTGATATCCGAAGCAGTCCGTGGCGAAGGAGCTTGGCTTGTCAATGCCGATGGACAACGGATCATGACAGGTGTTCACCCCTTAATGGAACTCGCACCACGAGACATAGTTGCTCGTGCTATTGAATGGCATTGGCAGCAAAAAGGACCTGTCTTTCTAGATGCTCGAAAAATTCAGCAGTTCAAGTCAAAATTTCCTTCGATTTTTACAAATTGTCATAATCTACATATCAATCCTGGACAAGATTTGATTCCTGTTAGACCTGGTGCTCACTTCCATATGGGAGGAGTTCAGACCGACGAATGGGGAGCAACAACGGTTCCTCGTCTATATGCCATCGGAGAAGTGGCTTCGACTGGTGTGCACGGGGCAAATCGACTAGCCAGCAATTCCTTGCTTGAAGGCTTGGTGTTCGCTAAACGTTTAGCCAGCAAATTACTAAGTATCGGTTTTAATTTTAAAGAAAAAGAAATTCATTTAGCCGAAGTGACAAAAGAATTCGCTTTGCCTGCTAATCTGCAAGTGCGCATGACAAAGCTAGTGGGGATTTTAAGAGAAGTAGACAAACTACAAAAATTCAATACCGATTTCCCTCTTCGCTGGTTTGATTTACAGCATTATTCTAGTCTACATATCAAGGATATTCACCGGTATACTGCTTGCAGTTTGATCGCCAAAGCTGCCTTGCTGCGAGACGAAAGCCGCGGCGCCCATTATCGTAGAGATACACCAGAGACTTCTGAACAGTGGACTGGTAAAACAGTCGAATTGTCTTTAGCCGGCTACACATTTGGTGAGCGTCTATTAAAATACAAGGAGAGCATGTCATGA
- the nadA gene encoding quinolinate synthase NadA, with protein sequence MTLFLKELQQAEGMPASYLQATTEELHARAKHARAKLGDRLYILGHHYQKDEVIRYADVTGDSLQLSQIAGQQTADYIIFCGVHFMAETADILTNSDQAVILPDMRAGCSMADMANIDQTERAWVQLQEFFGDTIVPLTYVNSTAAIKAFVGRNGGATVTSSNAEPMVRWALTQKQRMLFLPDQHLGRNTAVKLGIPLEQMAIWDPIKQKLEAQCPLEDIQVILWKGHCSVHMNFLPKHIDNLRQNEPDRHILVHPECTYEVVSQSDFAGSTKYIIDMIRAAEPGSKWAIGTEMNLVNRLIADHPDLDIVSLNPFMCPCLTMNRIDLPHLTWALEELVNGRVINRIQVEAQTAIEAKLALEKMM encoded by the coding sequence ATGACTCTATTTCTAAAAGAATTACAGCAAGCAGAGGGTATGCCCGCTTCATACTTACAAGCGACAACTGAAGAGCTGCATGCACGTGCAAAACATGCTCGCGCGAAACTCGGAGATCGTTTATACATACTCGGTCATCATTACCAGAAAGACGAGGTCATCCGTTACGCTGATGTGACAGGCGACTCGCTTCAACTCTCTCAAATTGCCGGACAACAAACAGCCGATTACATTATTTTTTGTGGTGTTCATTTCATGGCAGAAACCGCAGATATCCTGACAAACTCTGACCAAGCGGTGATTTTGCCCGATATGCGCGCCGGTTGTTCCATGGCAGATATGGCCAATATTGATCAAACGGAACGGGCTTGGGTACAGCTGCAAGAATTTTTCGGCGATACGATTGTACCGTTAACTTACGTCAATTCAACAGCAGCGATTAAAGCGTTTGTTGGGCGCAACGGCGGAGCAACCGTCACTTCTTCTAACGCTGAGCCGATGGTGCGTTGGGCTTTGACGCAAAAGCAGCGCATGCTGTTTTTGCCAGACCAACATCTTGGACGCAACACAGCCGTGAAATTAGGCATTCCGCTCGAACAAATGGCCATTTGGGATCCGATAAAACAAAAACTTGAAGCGCAATGTCCGCTAGAAGACATCCAAGTTATTTTGTGGAAAGGCCATTGTTCTGTACACATGAATTTTTTACCGAAACACATTGACAACTTACGGCAAAATGAGCCTGACCGCCACATCTTGGTGCATCCGGAATGTACATATGAAGTGGTTAGCCAATCTGATTTTGCTGGATCGACAAAATACATTATTGATATGATTCGAGCGGCTGAGCCTGGGTCCAAATGGGCAATCGGTACCGAGATGAATTTGGTAAACCGACTGATTGCAGATCACCCAGATCTTGATATCGTGTCGTTAAACCCTTTTATGTGTCCTTGTCTAACAATGAACCGCATTGATTTGCCTCATTTAACATGGGCTCTCGAAGAATTAGTAAATGGACGTGTTATTAACCGCATTCAAGTTGAGGCGCAAACGGCGATTGAAGCAAAATTGGCGTTGGAAAAAATGATGTAA
- a CDS encoding divergent PAP2 family protein: MRKMNRGMITSLGAIGVAQALKIVTHKTVTGNWDWRQAFTTGGMPSSHSAGVSALAAYVAANKGARHTETALAIVFGVIVMYDAQGIRRHTGEIARLVNELEDSFVKFSGEFPSFEFVEREKDLKELLGHQPVEVAAGAAFGTVLGLVSAAIENRFREIEEKEKRSKNQIAYDGQGRRMTRS; this comes from the coding sequence ATGAGAAAGATGAATAGAGGAATGATTACCTCTTTAGGAGCAATCGGTGTGGCACAAGCATTGAAAATCGTGACACATAAAACCGTAACGGGGAATTGGGATTGGCGACAAGCCTTTACAACAGGTGGCATGCCAAGCTCTCACTCAGCCGGTGTATCAGCGCTTGCGGCATATGTGGCTGCTAATAAAGGTGCGCGTCATACAGAAACGGCACTTGCAATTGTGTTTGGCGTCATCGTTATGTACGACGCACAAGGAATACGTCGCCATACAGGAGAAATCGCGCGACTGGTCAATGAACTAGAAGACAGCTTTGTGAAGTTCTCGGGAGAATTTCCGAGTTTTGAATTTGTTGAACGCGAAAAAGATTTAAAAGAATTACTGGGTCATCAACCTGTAGAAGTGGCTGCAGGAGCTGCTTTTGGGACGGTTCTTGGATTGGTTTCAGCAGCGATTGAAAACCGCTTCCGGGAAATTGAAGAAAAAGAAAAACGCTCTAAAAATCAAATTGCCTACGATGGACAAGGTCGTCGAATGACTCGTTCTTAA
- the nadC gene encoding carboxylating nicotinate-nucleotide diphosphorylase has translation MNRLKAEDAIKNFLLEDIGDRDLSSILFSPEDWGEAIVRLKQDGVIAGLQCFQWGYNLLDPAVTVEFFKKDGDWVKSGEAIVRIEGPIAVLLAGERVLLNLVQRMSAIATLTAKCVEALNAPHTRISDTRKTTPGLRMFEKYAVRTGGGFNHRNGLYDAVMLKDNHIAAAGSIRQAVKKVRDQLGHMTMIEVEVENLAQLQEAIEARPDVIMFDNQTPKTLAEWAKLVPESMRTEASGGIGLENLATYRHTGVDVISIGALTHSVHNLDISMNLTISHKEAIYQ, from the coding sequence ATGAATCGCTTAAAAGCTGAAGATGCTATCAAAAATTTTTTATTAGAGGATATTGGAGATCGGGATTTGTCATCTATACTATTCAGTCCGGAAGATTGGGGTGAAGCAATTGTTCGTTTGAAACAAGATGGAGTTATCGCTGGCCTCCAATGTTTTCAATGGGGATACAATTTATTAGATCCTGCAGTTACAGTAGAATTTTTCAAAAAAGATGGCGATTGGGTAAAATCCGGCGAAGCTATCGTTCGCATAGAAGGACCTATAGCAGTGTTATTAGCCGGAGAGCGAGTGCTTTTAAATCTGGTACAACGCATGAGTGCAATTGCGACATTGACTGCAAAATGTGTAGAAGCTTTAAACGCTCCCCACACACGCATTAGCGATACAAGAAAAACCACACCTGGACTGCGAATGTTTGAAAAATATGCAGTGCGGACCGGTGGCGGCTTTAATCATCGGAATGGGCTATACGATGCTGTGATGCTAAAAGATAACCATATCGCCGCTGCTGGATCTATCCGTCAAGCCGTAAAAAAAGTACGCGATCAATTGGGACATATGACCATGATTGAAGTTGAAGTTGAAAACTTAGCTCAGTTACAAGAAGCTATTGAGGCACGTCCTGACGTCATTATGTTTGACAATCAAACACCAAAAACGCTAGCCGAATGGGCAAAGCTCGTGCCAGAATCAATGCGGACAGAAGCTTCTGGTGGCATTGGATTAGAAAATTTAGCTACTTATCGTCATACAGGCGTCGATGTGATTTCTATCGGCGCATTAACTCACAGTGTTCATAACCTTGATATCAGCATGAACCTGACTATTTCACATAAGGAGGCAATTTATCAATGA
- a CDS encoding threonine aldolase family protein, whose product MRQNELLKSYEQTTQQLAGHGPRNVAVLKNAFESIDGKVNSDKYGQGSVIEDFQKQMADFLGKEAAVFFPSGTMAQQIALRIWCDEKDLKKVAYHPLSHLEIHEEDGLKELHGIQSILLATEDRVIELEDVTSMSEDVACVLLELPQREIGGQLPSFETLEAISRYCREKEIKLHLDGARILECLPYYEKTIKEICGLFDSVYLSMYKGIGGIAGAILAGDQDFIAQSKIWKKRHGGDLISLYPYILSADAYFAQRKNRMGDYYMQAKELALYFNSCKGIFTVPKVPVTNMFHVHFDKTPEQVSPILAQAQEIMNLGVTGYLRKEKQGCSFEVSIGDQYNKIPQPKVKVLFEWLGEKMETLK is encoded by the coding sequence ATGAATTATTGAAGAGCTACGAACAAACAACTCAACAATTGGCAGGGCATGGCCCAAGAAATGTAGCGGTTTTGAAAAATGCTTTCGAGTCGATTGATGGAAAAGTCAACAGTGATAAATATGGACAAGGTTCTGTGATCGAAGATTTTCAAAAACAAATGGCCGATTTTTTAGGGAAAGAAGCGGCCGTGTTTTTCCCGAGCGGCACGATGGCGCAACAAATTGCTTTACGAATTTGGTGTGATGAAAAAGATTTGAAAAAAGTCGCTTATCATCCTTTAAGTCATTTGGAAATCCACGAAGAAGATGGCTTAAAAGAATTACATGGCATTCAATCGATTTTATTAGCAACTGAAGATCGCGTAATTGAATTAGAAGACGTCACTTCGATGAGCGAAGATGTTGCGTGTGTGTTGCTGGAATTGCCCCAGCGTGAAATTGGAGGGCAGCTGCCCAGTTTTGAAACGCTTGAAGCCATTTCAAGGTATTGCCGAGAAAAAGAGATCAAGCTTCATTTGGACGGTGCGCGAATTTTAGAGTGTCTTCCGTACTATGAGAAAACCATAAAAGAAATTTGTGGTTTATTCGATTCGGTGTATTTGTCGATGTACAAAGGAATCGGCGGTATTGCGGGGGCTATTTTAGCGGGCGATCAAGATTTTATAGCCCAATCAAAAATTTGGAAAAAACGTCATGGTGGTGATTTAATTTCCTTGTATCCGTATATTTTGAGTGCGGATGCGTATTTTGCGCAACGCAAAAATCGCATGGGAGATTATTACATGCAAGCGAAAGAGTTGGCTTTGTATTTTAATTCATGCAAGGGAATTTTCACTGTGCCTAAAGTGCCTGTCACCAATATGTTCCATGTGCACTTTGATAAAACACCTGAACAAGTCTCGCCGATACTAGCGCAAGCACAGGAAATAATGAATTTAGGAGTTACCGGCTATTTGCGCAAAGAAAAACAAGGCTGCTCGTTTGAAGTTAGTATAGGCGATCAATACAATAAAATTCCGCAACCAAAAGTGAAAGTTCTTTTTGAATGGTTGGGCGAAAAGATGGAAACCTTAAAGTAG